TCATAACCGCCAGCGTTCAAATTTTTCAAATACCTTTTGATGGCTAATTCGTATGCTGACTTTGGCAATACGGTTTCAGAAAACAAGGTGTATTCGACCAAAGCCTCCGTTTCTGAAAAGGGCAGCACGTACATAAAACGGGTATTGCCTTTTTGTGGAATGGAAAAGTCCATAAAAGTGGCCTCATTGGGCAGAAAGACAGGTCTGTCTACCTTGACGAACCATCCCAAAAAATGCTGCTGCAGCACAGGATACTTCTTTTGCATGTTCAAATCTCGATAATCGAAGCGGCTGTCGAATAAAACCTTGCCCGAATAGGTTTCTTTTTTGCCATTGATTCGTACCGATTCTTCTGTTTCGGCTACCGAGATTACTTCATCGTTGGTGAAAGAGATGTTTTCATAGCCATTGATTTTTTCCAAATAATGACGGTAAAAATCAATGCCCCGAAGCATTTTGTAAGTGTATGGGGCAATGCCTTCGTGCAGTGTGGTTTGCCTACCGGCAAAGTGGATTTTTGGCCATGTTCTGTGAAGTATGGAATCAAAGGCACCGTCGCCTGCTTCCCAAAAGCACCAGGTACGGTTATTTTGCTGTTTGGAATCCTTATCCAACAACAAAATCTTTTTTCCTTGAAAAAAAGCATCGCTGCCAAGGGCATCGGCCAACAAAAGGCCTGAGGCACCGGCCCCGATAATGATATAATCGTACATGGGCATGGGCCCAAAAATACGAATTAGAAAACGGTATACCGCACCCCAAAAAAGCCCCGAATGCCCTGATTGGGGCCATAGACATAGCTGGGGTCAAAGGTAAGTGCGTAAGGGTTGTCGGGCGTGGCCATGACGTTACCGTTCTGGTCAAACTCCACTTCCCTGTCAAACGGGTCATGGGCCCGGGCAATGATAAAGGGATTGCCACGGTTGGGCGTCCAATCCAACAGGTTTTTTATACCGCCATAAACTTCGAAATCTTTGATGCCCTTATAGGTGAACTGAATGTTCTGTATGCTCCAGGTCGGCGAAAACTCCTGTCTGGGATCCAGTTCACCCAAGAGGGGCAGTCGCATAGGGCCATAGAGGTTCCCAGTGTAATCGACACTTAGATCGAGGTTGCGAAAAGTATAGGAAACATTCCAGGTGCCCGTAATGCTCTCGGTCAAGATCTGCCGTTGGGTCACGCCCTTCTCGGTATTGCGGACATCTTGCCAAGTGGCCCCGACCAAAAATTTGAGTCCGTTCGGCAATACGAGATCCAAATTGGCAGAAATGCCTTTTGATACTGATTTTCCATCCAAATTGTCATAAATGATCTGGTTGGGATTGGTATCATAATCGGGCAGTATCACATTTGAGAACCGGGTGTAGAAGGCCGAGGCATCAATGCCAAAGAAGGTGCCGTTGTCGGCATATATCTTTTTAAGATAATTGACGTTGAGGTTGACCGAACGTTCGGGTTTCAGTGTTTCGGCGATGATCACCTCACGTGCGCCTGTCAGGGCCGCATGGTCTTCGGTGAACAGGTTGACCACCCGAAATCCGGTCCCGGCATTGATACGAAAAATATCGTGGTCGGATATCTTCCATTTATAGGCAGCCCTAGGCGTGAAAATATTGCCGTGGCGCGTGTCGTAATCATAGCGTAGGCCGGTGAGCAATGAATGTTTTTTGCCCAGCGTTACTTCGTCTTGTACAAATAAGCTGGGAATCACCACTTCATCAGGTTCATTCCCCCTCAAATCTGCGGTGGCCGGGGTATTGTCATCATAATAATTGTAGCGGATGGCACTGCCAAATAGCAGATCATGGTTGCCCGATGTTTTGTCCCAGGTCAATTGTGCAAATCCGATACGCTGATCGGCGAGGTAGGGCACATTGCCATAGACCGAGTTTTGATGGTGATCGTTGTACGACATTGAGAACAGCATCTTTTCTTCAATGGGCAATTGGTACTTGCCGATGACCTCCCAACGTCTGGTGTAAATGCTTTCGCCATAGATTTCATCACCGCCGCGGAATTCAGGTGTCCACTGCATTTCACCGCCCCATCGGTCTTCATAGAAAAAACGACCCGCCAAAGAGAAGATTTTCGAATCTGGTCGTTTAAAGTTCCATTTTTGAAAGACCGAGATACGGTCTTGCAGGGTCACGTCGGTAAAGTTGTCGCCATTGTTATCGATGGGTACATCATAATTGAAGTAATTGATGCCCAAAAGCACATCGGCATTTCTGCCGAGCCCGAATTTTGTACCCACATCGAAATTGTATTCGCCCCAGCCAGTGGCAAACCCATCGGCAAAAAATTCGGGTGCCGCAGGGGCATGTTTGGTGATAATGTTGATAAGCCCGCCCACGGCTTCGCTTCCGTAAAGGGTGGAGGCGGGGCCCTTGACAATTTCGATTTGGTCTATAAGTGAATTGGGAATCCCCGAAAGGCCGTACACAGTGCCCAGACCGCTGACAATGGGCATACCGTCGATCAACACCAAGGTGTAGGGGCCCTCCAAACCGTTGATATGAATGTCGCCTGTGTTGCAGACATTGCAATTGATCTGGGGGCGCACCCCGTTCACATTTTGTAAGGCCTCGAAAACACTGGGGGTTGGATTCTTTTTCAGAAAAGTGGGCGAATACACCTCTACGGGCACCGCACTTTCAAGACGGCTCACGGGTTTCAGGGTGCCGGTCACTACCGTTTCTTTTAAGTTGTGGGCAGAGGCAGTCATTTTGATGTTCAGCGTCAGGGTTTCCCCAGCATTGATTTTGAGTGCCTTTCGATAAGGCTCATATCCAATGGCCGAAGCGACGAGCACATAATTGCCGGACGCTATTTTTTCTATGGAATAAAAGCCATTTTCATCTGAAGAAGCCCCTTTTTCAGTCCCTTTCAAAAAAAGGTTTACAAAGGGCACTGGAGTACCGTCCTCGGTTACCAGTCCCTGCACCGAACCTGTCTGGCACCAGCCTTTACAACAAATGCCTATCAATAAAATAAGTACGGCCCTTTTCACTTTAATTTACCTTTATTGAAATAAAAATTTAGACAAATCTAAAAATTGATTTTGATAAATAAAAATGTATTTTTGGGAAACGTTAATTTTGGTACATCCAGCACAGTCGAGAAGTGTAGTTGGTACTAAGGTTCTCGAGGGCTATTGAACTGACATCCACAGAAAAGAATTATGACCCGTTCGGAAGAAAATTATCTGAAAACCATTTTTCATTTGGGTGGGAGCCAAGCGACACCCATCTCAACAAATGCCATTGCCGAGCAGATGGAGACCAAGCCCTCGTCGGTGACCGATATGGCCAAAAAACTGGCCGATAAAGGGTTGGTGCACTATAAAAGATACCAAGGCGTTTCGCTGACCAAAACGGGCGTTAGAACCGCTTTGGGTATTATCCGGAAGCATCGACTGTGGGAGGTTTTTTTGGTCAAAAAACTTGACTTTACCTGGGATGAGGTCCATGAAGTGGCCGAACAGCTAGAGCATATCAAAAGCGAGAAATTGATAGACAAGATCGATGAACTGTTGGATTTCCCAAAATATGACCCCCATGGCGACCCCATACCCACCAAAAGCGGCGAGTTTCAAGAACGTGACAAACAATTGCTGAGCGAACTGCCCGTCAACGCCAAGGGCATCTGTGTTGGGGTGAAGGATACCTCATCTTCTTTTCTAAAATTCTTGGACAAGAACGACATTGCCCTGGGCAACGAGATACAAGTGCTCGAAAAAGAGGATTTTGACGACTCGTTGCACATCGAAATAGAGGGCAGACAATTGCATATTTCCCATCAAATTGCTAACAACCTCTACGTAAAAACGGATAACTGATATGGAACAGGTAATCGATTATTTTGAAAATATTGACCCTATTTTGGCGGCCTTTTACGCCACCCTTTTTACGTGGGGCCTCACAGCGGCGGGTGCCGGCCTTGTTTTTTTGTTCAAAAACCCGAAACGTGCCCTAATGGACGGGATGCTGGGCTTTACAGGGGGCGTGATGGTAGCGGCCAGTTTTTGGAGTTTGTTGGCCCCGGGCATCGAAATGAGCGAGGGAGAGGGCTTCGTAAAAGTCATTCCCGCTGCGGTCGGCTTTTTGTTGGGAGCGGCTTTTATTTTCGGATTGGATAAAATCTTGCCCCACCTGCACATCAACTTTAAGATGGATGAGGCCGAGGGTGTCAAAACCCCTTGGCACCGTACCACGCTGTTGGTATTGGCCATTACGCTGCACAACATTCCTGAAGGGCTGGCCGTTGGGGTACTTTTCGGTGGTGTGGCCTCGGGCTTTGAGGGCGCGACCATTGGGGGTGCAGTGGCCTTGGCCCTGGGTATCGGATTGCAGAACTTTCCCGAAGGGTTCGCCGTGGCCGTACCCATGAGAAGGCATGGCCTTTCTAGAAGAAAAAGCTGGATGTACGGTCAAGCCTCTGCCCTAGTAGAACCCATTGCTGCCGTACTCGGTGCATGGGCCGTACTGACCTTTGAGCCTATTTTACCTTACGCTTTGGCCTTTGCAGCCGGAGCGATGATCTTTGTTGTGGTCGAAGAGGTAATACCCGAGACCCAGCAAGACCAATATACCGACATCGCCACCATGGGATTTATAGGGGGCTTTATCATTATGATGACATTGGATGTGGGGTTGGGGTGATGGAAAACAGAATTTATCCAACAACCATGCGCTCTAGAAAATCACCCACATAAAACGCGACCATAGCGGCGATAGTACCCAACGCCAGCGTTTCTACAATACCCTTGACCGCTGAAGTCTGGTTGACAAAGGCCTTTAGCCAGCCAATGACCAAAAAGCCGAGGCCGGTCAAGATAGAAGCAATGGTAAAAAGGTGATATTCCAAAGGCATCAAGTAATCGATGACGTAGATGAGCAATGGAACCAGTCCGATTGAAATGAACGAAATGTAGGTGACCCCGCCGATCCATATCGGCGAGCGGTCTTCGTGTGTCATTTGCAGTTCTTCTTTCATCATGGTGTCGACCCATACCTTTTTGTTGCTGGTAATCACCTCTGTGACCTTTTCCAACAACTCGCCCTTAAAACCCTTGGCGGCATAGATTTCACGAATTTCCTCCTTTTCGGCCTCCGGCAGGTTTTCTACTTCCCAGTATTCAACTTGCCTGTGTTTTTTGTAGTTGTCCTGTTCAGACCGGGTCGAGAGGGATGCCCCGATGGACATGGCAAAACCGTCGGCCAACAGATTGGCAAACCCAAGAATGATGATAATGGAACTGTCCAATCCTGCTACGACCGAACTGGCCACCACGGCAAAGGTGGTCACACAGCCGTCAATGCGCCATAGACGAATTCGCCCAAGTACTTCTCAAAGCGTTTAAAGAGCTTTGTCTTTTGGTGCGCAACCATTTCGTCATGTACAGGCTCGTTCATGGGCAGTAGTCAATGGGTCAATTTTTTCAGGGCCGATCCGTAGTCGAACTGCAAGTCTTCGTGAAGTGCCCCGATTTTCTTTGTGAGGGCTTCGAGTTGCCGTTGGTAAAGGTTGCCCAGGGTTCTGTTTTTATGGATGGAAGGATGGAATTCATCCAATTTCCGGCAGAAATACAGAAGTAGCTCCACTTCGGTCTCTTTGTTTCCAGAATAGCGAATATATTTTTTAAGGCCCCTTAAGATTTTACGGATGCTTTTTTTGATATAGTAATAGTTGGTGGCATTGATGTCGGCAAATTGTTCATCCAACTGTGACTTTACCCTTTCGACATACCCTTGCTCATCATCAGACTCAAAAAGTAGGTAGGTCAACAGTTCTTTGTTTTCGAGCTTAAAACGTGCCAATCGCAGACAAAGCTGTAACAACTCCTCGGGATTGCGGTGTAGCAGTTCTTTTTTGAGTTGGGATATGGTTGCGGGTTTCATAAATTTTCTGTCATTTCGAAATGAGGAATGAAATGACGATTGAGAAATCTAGAATATGTTTACGGGATTTCTCACACTCGCCAGCTCGGTTCGAAATGACAAAGTAAACAAAATACCTTATTTAACTCCTCAAATAACTTGCTCCGTTCACATCGATGATGGCCCCCGAAGAATATTCGGCACCCTCTGAAGCCAAGAAAAGAATGGCGTGGGCCACCTCTTCAGGTTTTGCCATGCGCTTAAAGGGCGACTCTCGTAAGAGATTCTCACGTTCGGTTGGCGTCAGGGTCTGGGCGGCCATCTCGGTTTCGGTAAATCCTGGGGCCACCACACCCACATAAATTTTGTGGGGTGCCAACTTTTTTGCCAACGATTGGCTCATGGCATTCAGTGCCGCTTTGCTTGCGCCATAGGCAGGCTTGGTCGGTTCGCCACGAAAAGCCCCACGGGAAGATACATTCACAATTCTACCGCCTTCTGTTTTCGTCATGGCCTGTGCTGCCCAATAGCAGAGATTGGCCGCTGCAAATAGATTTGTCTGAAACGTGTTTTCCCATGCGTTGGTCCAATGTCCAAAATCGACCTGGTCAATTTCATGAAAAATCGAAATACCGGCATTGTTGACCAGCACGTCCAACTGACCGTAGGCATCCACAAACTCCTCAATAAGTTCTTGGCAGTTTTCTTTTTTGGAAATGTCTTTTTGAAAAAGGCGATGGCCTTCGCCAGACAATTCAGCGTATGTCTTTTTGGCCTCTTCCACATTATTTATGAAGTTGATGCCCACTTGGGCGCCTTTTTCAGCAAAGGCCAATGCGGTGGCTTTCCCGATACCGCGGGAAGCTCCGGTGATCAATACTTTTTTGTTGTTAAAGTTCATTGTTTTTTCTCTACAAGGCTAGATTAGTAATTATGTTATTTCAAGACTGACTTTGGCATGTGCATGGTTACCAACATATTGGGAAGGTCAACCACTTGGGCAATCTGTAAATCACCCTGCAAGGAACATAAAGCATACGCTTCTTCAGTAGAAAGACCTTGCTCTTCTTTTAAATAATCAACCATATACAGGGTCGCTTTTTTGGCGGCTTCGTCAATGGTGGGCCCAAAACCGGTAGTGGCGTAATACGCTTCAGTTTCATATTGGGGTTCTGAAATAGATTTGTTTTTCAGAACTTCAACCTGGCATACAATCCTCAGTGGACACTCGATGGCGGTGCCGCAGACTTCACCCAGCCCCTGAACGGCATGCCCATCGCCTATGGAGAACAGCCCCCCTTCTACAAAAACAGGAAAATACATGATGGTGCCCTCGGTCATGTTTGGGTCATCCATATTGCCACCATTGGCCCGTGGCGGTATGGTGTTCAACAATTCTGATGTATCGGGCGCTACCCCCATCACCCCCGGAAAGGGGTTCAGCTTAATGGCAATATCGTCGGTAAACATCACTTTCTCACAATCCTTTCCGAGTTTGTAAAGCTTTAAATATTTGACGTCCAGTGTATCGGCCAAAAAGCCAAAGCCGGGTAAGATGGCGTTCCAGCCCCAATCACCCAATTCAATTTTTTGTAAGGTCACTTTCAGTACATCCCCGGGTTGGGCACCTTCCACAAATACAGGGCCCGTCAAGGGATGTATGGGCCCAAAATCCAATGAATCCAATGCCCCCAAGGTAGAGTTCATGTTAAATTGCCCATCGCTTGCCTCTTTTGTAAAGGCTTCAATGACGGCTCCAGATTTTACAGAAAGCACGGGAGCTATGGCGTTGCTGAATTTGTTATGCGTATTTTTAGCGGTCAAGGTATGCTGAATGACAAGCGTATCCAATTGTACTATCGGCTCATCACCAGCTGTGGATTTTTCCTTTTGAAGGCACGAAGACATCAAGGCTATCAGTAGAAACGCCAAAAAAAAGGTTGGATTTTTCATTTTCAGGTGGTTTTCAGGTGATTTGTTCAAATTACAAATTCTTTACCTTTAAAAGTTCAAAAAGTAAAACCATGCTTAGATTTCTCTTATTTTTCTTTTTAGGATTTTTGATTCAAGTTGCACCTGCACAAAAGACCAACTTTTCATACCTCGATGTATTTGATCTACAGTATGTCACTGATCCCCAGATTTCACCAGATGGGGAGTGGGTGGTGTACCGTCGAATGGATTTCGATATTATGAAAGACCGTGCTTGGGGCAACCTATGGATGCTCAAGACCGATGGCAGCCAACACCAAAAACTGACCCCTCGCGAAGTCAGTGAAAGCAATGCCCGGTGGTCGCCTTCGGGGGATAGGATTGCCTTTACCAGTTCCACCGATGAGGGCGCTGAGATTTATATGTACTGGTTCGGTTCGGGTAAGATTGCCCGTTTGACCCAATTGCCATTCAGTCCCAGTTCACTTACTTGGTCACCAGACGGAAACCAATTGGCCTTTTCAATGAATGTTGAAGCGAAGGCACCTGTAATAGCAAAGACCCCCAAAAAACCGAAAGGCGCCAAATGGGCCGACACGCCCAGAATCACTGATAGGGTCTACCATGAGGCCGATGGCCGGGGCTATATCGATCCTGGCTTTAACCATATTTTTGTGATGCCTGCAGAAGGCGGAGCGGCCAGGCAGATCACTTCTGGTGACTGGCACCATCGCGGCACCCTTTCTTGGTTACCAGATGGTAGAAAAATCTATTTTTCGGCCAATCGTGTCGATGATTGGGAGTACCGCTTTCGTAACAGCGAAATCTATGCTGCCGATGTGGAGAATGGTCAAATTGTGGCCTTGACAGAGCGCGATGGGCCCGATTATGGTCCGCAGGTTTCGCCCGATGGAAAATATATCGCCTACATTGGCAACGAAGACAAGAGACAGGCCTATCAAGTGAGGAAGCTGCACATTATGAACATTGATGGAAGCAATAAACGAAGTATCTCGGATGGATTGGACAGAACGGTTTCTGATATCCGATGGGATGCCAAAAGTGGCGGACTCTATTTCAACTACGATGACAAGGGCAACACCAAGATTGCACATATCGCCCTTTCTGGCAAGGTCACCAAACTGGCCGATGACCAAGGGGGCACCAGTTTGGGCAGGCCCTATTCAAGCGGTTCGTTCAGTGTTGCCAACGATGGTACCGTGGCCTACACCCATTCACGGCCCGAATATCCGGCAGAAGTTGCCGTTCTAAAACCAAAGGCTAAAAGCCCCAGAAAAATAACCGCTCTGAACAAGGCGCTATTGGATCACAGAACCTTGGGCAAGGTCGAAGAGGTCTGGTACAAATCAAATGTTGATGGCCGTGATATTCAGGGGTGGGTCGTGTATCCGCCCAATTATGACCCTTCAAAAAAATATCCCTTTATGGTCGAGAATCACGGTGGCCCCATTGCGAATTACGGTGACCGTTTTTCGATAGAGATGCAGTTGTATGCTGCGGAAGGATATATCGTTTTTTACCCAAATGCACGGGGCAGCACCAGCTACGGGGAAGAATTTGCCAACTTGCTCTACAGAAATTACCCGGGGGAAGATTATAACGATGTGATGGATGGGGTCGACTTTTGTATCGAAAAAGGTATTGCCCACGAAGACCAAC
This portion of the Flagellimonas lutaonensis genome encodes:
- a CDS encoding acetamidase/formamidase family protein produces the protein MKNPTFFLAFLLIALMSSCLQKEKSTAGDEPIVQLDTLVIQHTLTAKNTHNKFSNAIAPVLSVKSGAVIEAFTKEASDGQFNMNSTLGALDSLDFGPIHPLTGPVFVEGAQPGDVLKVTLQKIELGDWGWNAILPGFGFLADTLDVKYLKLYKLGKDCEKVMFTDDIAIKLNPFPGVMGVAPDTSELLNTIPPRANGGNMDDPNMTEGTIMYFPVFVEGGLFSIGDGHAVQGLGEVCGTAIECPLRIVCQVEVLKNKSISEPQYETEAYYATTGFGPTIDEAAKKATLYMVDYLKEEQGLSTEEAYALCSLQGDLQIAQVVDLPNMLVTMHMPKSVLK
- a CDS encoding VIT1/CCC1 transporter family protein, producing the protein MTTFAVVASSVVAGLDSSIIIILGFANLLADGFAMSIGASLSTRSEQDNYKKHRQVEYWEVENLPEAEKEEIREIYAAKGFKGELLEKVTEVITSNKKVWVDTMMKEELQMTHEDRSPIWIGGVTYISFISIGLVPLLIYVIDYLMPLEYHLFTIASILTGLGFLVIGWLKAFVNQTSAVKGIVETLALGTIAAMVAFYVGDFLERMVVG
- a CDS encoding ZIP family metal transporter, whose protein sequence is MEQVIDYFENIDPILAAFYATLFTWGLTAAGAGLVFLFKNPKRALMDGMLGFTGGVMVAASFWSLLAPGIEMSEGEGFVKVIPAAVGFLLGAAFIFGLDKILPHLHINFKMDEAEGVKTPWHRTTLLVLAITLHNIPEGLAVGVLFGGVASGFEGATIGGAVALALGIGLQNFPEGFAVAVPMRRHGLSRRKSWMYGQASALVEPIAAVLGAWAVLTFEPILPYALAFAAGAMIFVVVEEVIPETQQDQYTDIATMGFIGGFIIMMTLDVGLG
- a CDS encoding TonB-dependent receptor — translated: MQGLVTEDGTPVPFVNLFLKGTEKGASSDENGFYSIEKIASGNYVLVASAIGYEPYRKALKINAGETLTLNIKMTASAHNLKETVVTGTLKPVSRLESAVPVEVYSPTFLKKNPTPSVFEALQNVNGVRPQINCNVCNTGDIHINGLEGPYTLVLIDGMPIVSGLGTVYGLSGIPNSLIDQIEIVKGPASTLYGSEAVGGLINIITKHAPAAPEFFADGFATGWGEYNFDVGTKFGLGRNADVLLGINYFNYDVPIDNNGDNFTDVTLQDRISVFQKWNFKRPDSKIFSLAGRFFYEDRWGGEMQWTPEFRGGDEIYGESIYTRRWEVIGKYQLPIEEKMLFSMSYNDHHQNSVYGNVPYLADQRIGFAQLTWDKTSGNHDLLFGSAIRYNYYDDNTPATADLRGNEPDEVVIPSLFVQDEVTLGKKHSLLTGLRYDYDTRHGNIFTPRAAYKWKISDHDIFRINAGTGFRVVNLFTEDHAALTGAREVIIAETLKPERSVNLNVNYLKKIYADNGTFFGIDASAFYTRFSNVILPDYDTNPNQIIYDNLDGKSVSKGISANLDLVLPNGLKFLVGATWQDVRNTEKGVTQRQILTESITGTWNVSYTFRNLDLSVDYTGNLYGPMRLPLLGELDPRQEFSPTWSIQNIQFTYKGIKDFEVYGGIKNLLDWTPNRGNPFIIARAHDPFDREVEFDQNGNVMATPDNPYALTFDPSYVYGPNQGIRGFFGVRYTVF
- a CDS encoding SDR family NAD(P)-dependent oxidoreductase, with amino-acid sequence MNFNNKKVLITGASRGIGKATALAFAEKGAQVGINFINNVEEAKKTYAELSGEGHRLFQKDISKKENCQELIEEFVDAYGQLDVLVNNAGISIFHEIDQVDFGHWTNAWENTFQTNLFAAANLCYWAAQAMTKTEGGRIVNVSSRGAFRGEPTKPAYGASKAALNAMSQSLAKKLAPHKIYVGVVAPGFTETEMAAQTLTPTERENLLRESPFKRMAKPEEVAHAILFLASEGAEYSSGAIIDVNGASYLRS
- a CDS encoding metal-dependent transcriptional regulator, producing the protein MTRSEENYLKTIFHLGGSQATPISTNAIAEQMETKPSSVTDMAKKLADKGLVHYKRYQGVSLTKTGVRTALGIIRKHRLWEVFLVKKLDFTWDEVHEVAEQLEHIKSEKLIDKIDELLDFPKYDPHGDPIPTKSGEFQERDKQLLSELPVNAKGICVGVKDTSSSFLKFLDKNDIALGNEIQVLEKEDFDDSLHIEIEGRQLHISHQIANNLYVKTDN
- a CDS encoding lycopene cyclase family protein, with amino-acid sequence MYDYIIIGAGASGLLLADALGSDAFFQGKKILLLDKDSKQQNNRTWCFWEAGDGAFDSILHRTWPKIHFAGRQTTLHEGIAPYTYKMLRGIDFYRHYLEKINGYENISFTNDEVISVAETEESVRINGKKETYSGKVLFDSRFDYRDLNMQKKYPVLQQHFLGWFVKVDRPVFLPNEATFMDFSIPQKGNTRFMYVLPFSETEALVEYTLFSETVLPKSAYELAIKRYLKNLNAGGYEILETEQGNIPMSCYDFSKENTNRILKIGIAGGWAKPSTGYTFYNSTKKVKKLVKYLKMGKPLSQFQRKNRFWFYDLLLLDILHRDNSLGQAIFESMFTKRSPRLLLKFLDEDTSLWEDIQIIMACPKWPFLKALFRRLL
- a CDS encoding S9 family peptidase, producing MLRFLLFFFLGFLIQVAPAQKTNFSYLDVFDLQYVTDPQISPDGEWVVYRRMDFDIMKDRAWGNLWMLKTDGSQHQKLTPREVSESNARWSPSGDRIAFTSSTDEGAEIYMYWFGSGKIARLTQLPFSPSSLTWSPDGNQLAFSMNVEAKAPVIAKTPKKPKGAKWADTPRITDRVYHEADGRGYIDPGFNHIFVMPAEGGAARQITSGDWHHRGTLSWLPDGRKIYFSANRVDDWEYRFRNSEIYAADVENGQIVALTERDGPDYGPQVSPDGKYIAYIGNEDKRQAYQVRKLHIMNIDGSNKRSISDGLDRTVSDIRWDAKSGGLYFNYDDKGNTKIAHIALSGKVTKLADDQGGTSLGRPYSSGSFSVANDGTVAYTHSRPEYPAEVAVLKPKAKSPRKITALNKALLDHRTLGKVEEVWYKSNVDGRDIQGWVVYPPNYDPSKKYPFMVENHGGPIANYGDRFSIEMQLYAAEGYIVFYPNARGSTSYGEEFANLLYRNYPGEDYNDVMDGVDFCIEKGIAHEDQLFVTGGSAGGIMTAWMIGKNNRFEAAVVAKPVMNWISKTLVADNYFGYANSRYEGQPWENFEHYWKFSPISLVGNIETPTMVLVGMNDLRTPPSEAKQLYHALKLRKIETVLVEIPEASHGIANRPSNLIAKIAHTVAWFDKFRTDKKSDDKE